Proteins from one Mercurialis annua linkage group LG7, ddMerAnnu1.2, whole genome shotgun sequence genomic window:
- the LOC126657255 gene encoding uncharacterized protein LOC126657255, with protein sequence MKKLDSARLRWSATGSLIFQALIRKEGDSLAPPALPYGCGGGDRSSIDLPTDRPLSNLDLQAALLDSEGEAIRVVLWGWNQRSQLGKVGSGKIPSEVEGLDEEDPVSVSGGRVHSIAITFKDEVWVWGCGKNGRLGLGSFVDETEPILLDSLEGYDVLQAVCSFDHHLVK encoded by the exons ATGAAAAAGCTTGATTCCGCACGGTTGAGATGGAGTGCCACTGGCTCTTTGATATTTCAAGCTCTAATTCGG AAGGAAGGCGACTCCTTGGCGCCTCCAGCCTTGCCCTATGGCTGCGGTGGGGGTGATAGATCATCGATCGACCTACCGACCGACCGACC CCTTTCAAATCTAGATCTTCAG GCTGCATTGTTGGATTCTGAAGGAGAGGCCATACGCGTTGTTTTATGGGGATGGAATCAAAGATCTCAGCTCGGAAAGGTAGGATCCGGGAAAATCCCATCGGAGGTCGAGGGTCTAGACGAGGAAGATCCCGTTTCAGTGTCCGGGGGACGAGTACATTCCATTGCTATCACATTTAAAGACGAGGTGTGGGTTTGGGGCTGCGGTAAGAATGGGAGACTTGGTCTAGGAAGTTTTGTTGATGAAACTGAGCCTATCTTGCTTGATAGCTTAGAAGGTTATGATGTTTTACAAGCTGTATGTAGCTTTGATCATCATCTAGTGAAATAg
- the LOC126656012 gene encoding uncharacterized protein LOC126656012, with amino-acid sequence MMRVREFLQKEQNFLNQIAINTIRRFMSSQRSANHNVTRVMSFGDGSHGALGLPTSLTGVGTDAYEPTIVPGLPADVVGLAAGHYHSLAVTSSGQLWAWGRNHEAQLGRDVLAARDTWNEPMRVEGLNKVHVISAFASGVVSAAIADDGSLWVLGRSKRGQLGLGKGITEALVPSKVEALAGEKIAKVSFGWGHALALTDDGKLFGWGYSADGRLGRIAGGVDVSALDSSSALVKDNQQVPRSTVEATERLVLEGMEKENDMPIVWDPCLVEESQGTEVVDIACGLDHSLVLFRDGTLLSCGSNIYGQLGRANQEIGLFPVDVKFHPFSIASGLGHSFAVCKTALSDSEGEATCIVSWGWNQRSQLGRVGPENIPSEVEGLDEEDPVSVCGGRVHSIAVTSKLEVWVWGCGKNGRLGLGSSVDEAEPVLLDSVEGYDVLQAVSGFDHNLILISQ; translated from the exons ATGATGAGAGTTCGAGAATTTTTGCAGAAGGAGCAGAATTTTCTGAATCAGATAGCCATTAATACGATCAGAAGATTTATGAGCAGTCAGCGTTCTGCCAATCATAATGTGACACGAGTAATGAGCTTTGGAGATGGAAGCCACGGAGCTCTTGGATTACCCACCTCCCTTACCGGCGTCGGAACCGACGCCTACGAGCCTACCATTGTCCCCGGACTTCCCGCCGATGTTGTTGGACTCGCCGCTGGCCATTACCACTCTCTTGCTGTCACTTCTTCTGGTCAGCTCTGGGCATGGGGTCGTAACCATGAAGCCCAGCTCGGCCGTGACGTTCTAGCCGCCAG AGATACATGGAATGAGCCGATGAGAGTTGAAGGGTTAAATAAAGTTCATGTCATTTCCGCATTTGCGTCCGGGGTTGTCTCTGCAGCCATTGCAGATGATGGTTCTTTATGGGTTTTGGGAAGGTCTAAGAGGGGTCAGCTTGGTCTCGGGAAAGGAATCACAGAGGCGTTGGTACCTTCGAAAGTCGAAGCACTTGCTGGAGAGAAGATAGCTAAG GTATCGTTTGGTTGGGGGCATGCACTTGCTCTGACAGACGACGGAAAACTATTTGGCTGGGGTTATTCAGCTGATGGTAGACTGGGAAGAATTGCCGGAGGTGTAGATGTTTCAGCACTGGATTCTAGTTCAGCATTAGTCAAAGATAACCAACAAGTCCCAAGATCAACGGTGGAAGCTACTGAAAGATTGGTTTTGGAGGGAATGGAAAAGGAAAACGACATGCCAATAGTTTGGGATCCTTGTTTAGTGGAAGAATCGCAAGGAACTGAAGTTGTAGATATTGCCTGTGGGCTTGATCATTCATTGGTGCTTTTCC GTGATGGAACATTATTGAGTTGCGGAAGCAATATATACGGCCAGTTAGGCAGAGCAAATCAAGAAATAGGATTGTTTCCCGTCGATGTAAAATTTCATCCATTCTCTATAGCGTCAGGCCTCGGCCACTCTTTTGCAGTTTGCAAGACTGCATTGTCGGATTCTGAAGGAGAGGCCACATGCATTGTTTCATGGGGATGGAATCAAAGATCTCAGCTCGGAAGGGTAGGACCCGAGAATATCCCATCGGAGGTCGAGGGTCTAGACGAGGAAGATCCTGTTTCAGTGTGCGGGGGGCGAGTACATTCCATTGCTGTCACATCCAAACTTGAGGTGTGGGTTTGGGGCTGCGGCAAGAATGGGAGACTTGGTCTAGGGAGTTCTGTTGATGAAGCTGAGCCTGTCTTGCTTGATAGTGTAGAAGGTTATGATGTTTTACAAGCTGTGTCCGGCTTCGATCATAATCTAATTTTGATATCTCAATGA
- the LOC126656013 gene encoding geranylgeranyl transferase type-2 subunit beta 1 isoform X1, translated as MGELAVDKHVLYISSLEKKKDSFESLVMEHLRMSGAYWGLTALDLLGKLDSVDSDQIIQWIMQCQHQSGGFAGNVGHDPHILYTLSAVQVLALFDKINVLDVNKVSNYVAELQNEDGSFSGDMWGEVDTRFSYIALCCLSLLHCLDKINVGKAVNYILSCKNVDGGFGSTPGGESHAGQIFCCVGALAITGSLHHVDKDLLGWWLCERQVKSGGLNGRPEKLPDVCYSWWVLSSLIMIDRVHWISKDKLVKFILNCQDTENGGISDRPDDAVDVYHTYFGVAGLSLLEYPGLKAIDPAYALPVDVVNRIFLDR; from the exons ATGGGGGAGTTGGCTGTTGATAAGCATGTTCTGTATATTTCCTCTCTTGAAAAG AAAAAGGACAGTTTTGAATCATTGGTGATGGAGCACTTAAGAATGAGTGGAGCCTACTGGGGATTGACTGCATTAGATCTTTTGGGGAAGCTTGATTCAGTTGATTCTGATCAAATCATTCAGTGGATCATGCAATGCCAGCATCAGTCCG GTGGATTTGCTGGTAATGTTGGACATGACCCTCATATTCTGTATACCCTGAGTGCTGTGCAAGTTCTTGCCCTTTTCGACAAGATAAATGTTCTCGATGTCAATAAAGTTTCAAATT ATGTTGCTGAGCTACAAAATGAAGATGGATCTTTTTCTGGTGACATGTGGGGTGAAGTTGATACAAG GTTCtcttatattgctttatgttgtcTCTCTTTGTTGCATTGCCTTGATAAAATAAATGTGGGGAAGGCTGTGAACTATATATTAAGCTGCAAAAATGTGGATGGTGGATTTGGAAGTACTCCTGGTGGGGAGTCTCATGCCGGACAGA TTTTCTGCTGTGTGGGAGCGCTTGCAATTACAGGGTCTCTGCATCATGTTGACAAGGACCTACTTGGGTGGTGGTTATGCGAACGTCAAGTCAAATCAGGAGGTTTAAATGGTCGCCCTGAGAAACTTCCTGAT GTTTGTTACTCTTGGTGGGTTCTTTCTAGCTTGATAATGATTGATAGGGTTCATTGGATTAGCAAGGATAAGCTTGTTAAGTTTATCTTAAACTGCCAG GACACAGAGAATGGAGGAATTTCCGATAGACCTGATGATGCTGTTGATGTCTACCATACATATTTTGGAGTAGCTG GTCTTTCACTTCTTGAGTATCCCGGATTGAAAGCCATAGATCCAGCTTATGCATTGCCGGTTGATGTTGTGAACCGGATTTTCCTTGATCGGTGA
- the LOC126656013 gene encoding geranylgeranyl transferase type-2 subunit beta 1 isoform X2, with protein sequence MEHLRMSGAYWGLTALDLLGKLDSVDSDQIIQWIMQCQHQSGGFAGNVGHDPHILYTLSAVQVLALFDKINVLDVNKVSNYVAELQNEDGSFSGDMWGEVDTRFSYIALCCLSLLHCLDKINVGKAVNYILSCKNVDGGFGSTPGGESHAGQIFCCVGALAITGSLHHVDKDLLGWWLCERQVKSGGLNGRPEKLPDVCYSWWVLSSLIMIDRVHWISKDKLVKFILNCQDTENGGISDRPDDAVDVYHTYFGVAGLSLLEYPGLKAIDPAYALPVDVVNRIFLDR encoded by the exons ATGGAGCACTTAAGAATGAGTGGAGCCTACTGGGGATTGACTGCATTAGATCTTTTGGGGAAGCTTGATTCAGTTGATTCTGATCAAATCATTCAGTGGATCATGCAATGCCAGCATCAGTCCG GTGGATTTGCTGGTAATGTTGGACATGACCCTCATATTCTGTATACCCTGAGTGCTGTGCAAGTTCTTGCCCTTTTCGACAAGATAAATGTTCTCGATGTCAATAAAGTTTCAAATT ATGTTGCTGAGCTACAAAATGAAGATGGATCTTTTTCTGGTGACATGTGGGGTGAAGTTGATACAAG GTTCtcttatattgctttatgttgtcTCTCTTTGTTGCATTGCCTTGATAAAATAAATGTGGGGAAGGCTGTGAACTATATATTAAGCTGCAAAAATGTGGATGGTGGATTTGGAAGTACTCCTGGTGGGGAGTCTCATGCCGGACAGA TTTTCTGCTGTGTGGGAGCGCTTGCAATTACAGGGTCTCTGCATCATGTTGACAAGGACCTACTTGGGTGGTGGTTATGCGAACGTCAAGTCAAATCAGGAGGTTTAAATGGTCGCCCTGAGAAACTTCCTGAT GTTTGTTACTCTTGGTGGGTTCTTTCTAGCTTGATAATGATTGATAGGGTTCATTGGATTAGCAAGGATAAGCTTGTTAAGTTTATCTTAAACTGCCAG GACACAGAGAATGGAGGAATTTCCGATAGACCTGATGATGCTGTTGATGTCTACCATACATATTTTGGAGTAGCTG GTCTTTCACTTCTTGAGTATCCCGGATTGAAAGCCATAGATCCAGCTTATGCATTGCCGGTTGATGTTGTGAACCGGATTTTCCTTGATCGGTGA